Proteins from one Cyclopterus lumpus isolate fCycLum1 chromosome 11, fCycLum1.pri, whole genome shotgun sequence genomic window:
- the srsf4 gene encoding serine/arginine-rich splicing factor 4, with translation MSRVYIGRLSYRAREKDVERFFKGYGKILEVDLKNGYGFVEFDDPRDADDAVYDLNGKELCGERVIVEHTKGPRRDGGYGGSGGGGGGERGGGGGGGDRGDRGGGGDRGGGDRGGGSDRGGGSGGGGRSGYGRWGRDRYGPPIRTDYRLIVENLSSRCSWQDLKDYMRQAGEVTYADTHKGRRNEGVIEFRLYSDMKRALEKLDGTEVNGRKIRLIEDRPGARRKRSYSRSRSHSRSRSRSRRSRKSRSRSESSSRSRSRSRAASNSRSRSRSKKNKIKSKKEEEERSNGAPKNKERSRSRSPKSRSPKSRSPKSRSPKSRSPKSKKIKKDEKKNKKDDSRSRSRSRSRSRSRSEIKDRSRKSGSKGREQPKSDDEGGEVERGSRSRSHSPAESKSRARSKSKSKSRSPTPAKARSRSASRSESRSKSRSKSRSQSRSRSRSRS, from the exons ATGTCGAGGGTGTACATCGGAAGACTGAGCTACAGGGCCAGAGAAAAGGACGTGGAGAGATTCTTCAAAGGCTACGGGAAGATACTCGAAGTCGACCTGAAAAACGG GTATGGGTTTGTTGAATTTGATGACCCACGTGATGCAGATGATGCTGTGTATGACTTGAACGGCAAGGAGTTGTGTGGGGAGAGGGTCATTGTGGAGCACACCAAGGGACCCCGTCGGGATGGAGGTTATGGTGGTAGTGgtggaggcggcggcggcgaaagaggaggaggaggcggcggcggcgatagaggagacagaggaggaggaggcgacaGAGGAGGTGGCGACAGAGGAGGTGGAAGCGATAGAGGAGGTGGTAGCGGCGGCGGTGGAAGAA GTGGATATGGGCGCTGGGGAAGAGACAGATATGGTCCACCTATAAGGACAGATTATCGGCTCATTGTTGAGAATCTTTCCAGCCGCTGCAGCTGGCAGGACTTGAAG GACTACATGAGGCAGGCAGGGGAAGTGACTTACGCTGACACCCATAAGGGCCGGAGGAACGAGGGGGTGATCGAGTTCAGGCTCTACTCTGACATGAAGAGGGCTCTGGAGAAGCTTGATGGCACTGAGGTGAACGGCAGAAAGATTCGGCTAATTGAGGACCGCCCCGGAGCCCGACGCAAGCGCTCTTATTCTCGCAGCCGCAGCCATTCCAG GTCCCGCTCCAGGAGCCGCAGGTCTCGCAAGAGCCGCAGCCGCAGTGAGAGCAGCAGTCGCAGCCGCTCCCGCTCCAG GGCGGCATCCAACTCCCGCAGCCGATCTCGTAGCAAGAAGAACAAGATCAAGagcaagaaagaggaggaagagcgcaGCAACGGCGCTCCGAAGAACAAGGAGCGGAGCAGGAGTCGCAGCCCCAAAAGTCGCAGCCCCAAAAGTCGCAGCCCCAAGAGTCGCAGCCCCAAGAGTCGTAGCCCCAAAAGTAAAAAGATTAAGAAAgacgagaagaagaacaagaaggacgaTTCCCGGTCCAGGTCTCGCTCTCGCTCCAGGTCCCGCTCTAGATCGGAGATTAAGGATCGCTCCAGGAAATCCGGCTCCAAGGGCCGCGAGCAGCCCAAGAGCGACGACGAGGGAGGCGAGGTCGAGCGGGGCTCCCGCTCTCGTTCACACTCCCCCGCCGAATCTAAATCCAGAGCCAGGTCTAAATCAAAGTCCAAATCCCGCTCCCCCACCCCTGCCAAAGCCCGCTCCCGCTCCGCCTCGCGCTCAGAGTCTCGCTCCAAATCTCGCTCCAAATCCCGCTCCCAATCTCGTTCTCGCTCCCGTTCCCGCTCGTAG
- the xkr8.3 gene encoding XK-related protein 8.3, which yields MERATFSQYSWIDFAFSMIGVCTFLVDWGSDVWVAAEFYCRGDLVWFGVLVGLMVLSSVVVQSFSWFWFKYDRELPGFRARTEGASVFFGDRVKLSCVLHVLQLGFLCRHISAIRQGFRVWWRKEGGSEYAVYLTHDLSMLRLIETFCESAPQLTLMIYVMLHTNKARTVQFVSIAASTTSIAWMVVDYHRSLRSFLPDKAKQGWCSSLIYFLWNLLLIAPRVAALALFASVLSGYAAAHFLTLWSVFVLWAWRQGTDFMDSVAGEWLYRATVGLIWFFSWFNVAEGQTRSRSVIYHTFITTDGVILLTTWWCYRDPVQTESYALALLIALPLIYLLGLLFKALYYCCFHPKLWRPPVRDPGLPDDLPDAQVSFRDFSIQDGAPSPQLLNKRMACHAARFYSEKGFITGYEGTNGAESPHL from the exons ATGGAGCGCGCGACCTTTTCACAATACTCCTGGATCGATTTCGCCTTCTCTATGATCGGAGTGTGCACctttctggtggactggggcTCGGACGTGTGGGTGGCCGCCGAGTTTTACTGCCGCGGGGACCTCGTCTGGTTCGGGGTGCTGGTCGGCCTCATGGTCCTGTCGTCTGTGGTGGTCCAGTCGTTCAGCTGGTTCTGGTTCAAGTACGACCGAGAGCTGCCGGGGTTCCGCGCGCGGACCGAGGGGGCCTCCGTGTTCTTCGGGGACCGAGTGAAGCTCTCCTGCGTGCTGCATGTGCTGCAGCTGGGTTTCCTGTGCAG GCACATCTCCGCCATACGACAGGGCTTCAGGGTCTGGTGGCGGAAGGAGGGAGGCTCCGAGTACGCCGTTTACCTGACGCACGACCTCAGCATGCTGCGGCTCATCGAGACGTTCTGTGAGAGCGCCCCGCAGCTCACCCTGATGATCTACGTCATGCTGCACACGAACAAGGCCCGGACCGTGCAGT tcgTGAGCATCGCCGCATCAACCACTTCCATCGCCTGGATGGTGGTGGATTACCACCGCTCCCTGCGCTCCTTCCTCCCGGACAAGGCCAAGCAGGGCTGGTGCTCCTCCCTGATCTACTTCCTGTGGAACCtgctgctgatcgccccgcgcGTGGCCGCCCTCGCCCTCTTTGCCTCGGTGCTGTCCGGCTACGCGGCCGCCCACTTTCTGACGCTGTGGTCCGTCTTCGTGCTGTGGGCCTGGCGCCAGGGGACGGATTTCATGGACAGCGTTGCCGGGGAGTGGCTCTACCGGGCCACCGTGGGGCTCATTTGGTTCTTCAGCTGGTTCAACGTGGCGGAGGGGCAGACCAGAAGCCGGAGCGTCATTTACCACACCTTCATCACCACTGACGGGGTGATCCTGCTGACGACCTGGTGGTGCTACAGGGACCCCGTCCAGACCGAGTCGTACGCCCTCGCTCTGCTCATCGCCCTACCTCTCATCTACCTCCTGGGTCTGCTCTTCAAGGCCCTCTATTACTGCTGCTTCCACCCCAAGCTGTGGAGGCCGCCGGTGAGGGACCCGGGACTTCCCGACGATCTGCCGGACGCACAGGTGTCGTTCAGAGACTTCTCCATCCAGGACGGCGCCCCGTCCCCCCAGCTCCTCAACAAGCGGATGGCCTGCCACGCCGCTCGTTTCTACTCGGAGAAAGGCTTCATCACAGGCTACGAGGGCACGAATGGAGCGGAGTCACCACATTTGTGA
- the LOC117739493 gene encoding XK-related protein 8: MGVFKYSKVDFLFICLGLLFLLLDIALDTVAVVSFYQEKAYASLGILLLLLLGSSVLVQAFSWLWYSDEGSQRQTKVEKCLSLGRLKLLHVLQLGIYFRHAGMVEISLCGSCSEISDSEDVAASMSHDLSILRLFETFSESAPQLVLMLTIILRSGELGLVTVLKAVGSASTIAFSVTMYHRSLRSFLPDKEKQGRTSSAVHFLWNLLLISSRLAALALFASAMPCFIFGHFFCSWAVLLLFVWRSKTDLMDGPCGERLYRATVGLIWYFDWFNVVEGRTRYRTLLYHGYVLVDMSLLCGLWCWKMITEPPYFKIPPRCAVIAAVSVVAVYILGLLLKMIYYKWYHPNVAKEELKGDAAEKGRVGQGPTRFKTLSGDVMDFYTHPDANEVYDRLPKCLILRRDADTDVTDRSGPRAPAPDIKRCNKRMRTLAQNFYS; the protein is encoded by the exons ATGGGTGTGTTCAAGTACTCCAAAGTGGACTTCCTCTTCATTTGTTTGGGTCTGCTGTTCCTGCTGCTCGACATAGCGCTGGACACAGTCGCCGTCGTGTCCTTCTACCAGGAAAAGGCCTACGCGAGCCTCggcatcctgctgctgctcctcctgggcTCGTCCGTCCTCGTCCAGGCCTTCAGTTGGCTGTGGTACAGCGACGAGGGCTCGCAGAGGCAGACCAAGGTGGAGAAGTGCCTGAGCCTTGGCAGGCTCAAGCTGCTCCACGTGCTGCAGCTGGGGATCTACTTCAG GCACGCGGGTATGGTGGAGATCTCCTTGTGCGGCTCCTGCTCAGAGATCAGTGACTCCGAGGACGTCGCCGCGAGCATGAGCCACGACCTGAGCATCCTGCGGCTCTTCGAGACGTTTTCGGAGAGCGCCCCCCAGCTCGTCCTCATGCTCACCATCATCCTGCGGAGCGGCGAGCTCGGCCTCGTGACAG tgttGAAGGCTGTCGGGTCGGCCTCGACCATCGCCTTCAGCGTGACCATGTACCACCGCTCCCTGCGCTCCTTCCTGCCCGACAAGGAGAAGCAGGGGAGGACCTCGTCGGCGGTCCACTTCCTCTGGAACCTGCTCCTCATCTCGTCTCGCCTCGCCGCCCTCGCCCTCTTCGCCTCGGCGATGCCCTGCTTCATCTTCGGCCACTTCTTTTGCTCCTGGGCGGTCTTGCTCCTGTTCGTGTGGCGGTCTAAGACGGACTTGATGGACGGACCCTGCGGAGAGCGGCTCTACCGAGCCACCGTGGGCCTCATTTGGTACTTCGACTGGTTTAACGTGGTGGAGGGGAGGACGAGGTACAGGACTCTGCTGTACCACGGCTACGTGCTGGTGGATATGTCGCTCCTCTGCGGCCTGTGGTGCTGGAAGATGATCACCGAACCGCCTTATTTTAAAATCCCCCCCCGGTGCGCCGTGATCGCCGCCGTCAGTGTGGTCGCAGTTTACATCCTCGGCCTCCTGTTGAAGATGATATATTATAAGTGGTACCATCCGAACGTGGCCAAGGAGGAGCTGAAAGGGGACGCCGCTGAAAAGGGCCGAGTTGGACAGGGACCGACTAGGTTTAAAACATTGTCTGGCGATGTGATGGATTTCTATACGCACCCAGATGCGAACGAGGTATACGACCGCCTCCCCAAGTGCCTCATCCTGAGGCGGGACGCGGACACAGACGTTACTGACCGTAGCGGACCGAGAGCTCCAGCACCCGACATCAAGCGTTGCAATAAAAGAATGAGGACGTTGGCCCAGAACTTCTACTCCTGA